The proteins below come from a single uncultured Carboxylicivirga sp. genomic window:
- the rmuC gene encoding DNA recombination protein RmuC, which produces MESVVLYSIISLIAGVTATFLFISGRTNHLKMMNSNAINDKNRYEEENKRIKTELEQYRLQAEDLSNRITGIDVENNHLLQQIKELKEEKKQIEKGLTSEFENIAHRILNKNAEQISQDQNKRLSDVLNPFKEKIESFERKVNETYEKELRDKLNLEAEVKRLYELNQKISIEAVNLTKALKGDVKKMGNWGELILERVLEQSGLRQGSEYEREVVDKNSDGKIIRPDVIVHLPEEKHIIIDSKVSLNAYERYVNAEDEESKNTALKEHLLSVRKHINELHDKKYASSASFNTPDFVLMFIPVEASFAAAVEADHDLFSSAWEKKIVPVSPSTLLATLRTIASIWKQENQNKNALEIAQRSGDLYDKLVGFISDLEKIGKAIDLANGHFDNAMNKLSTGKGNLISRAEKIRELGAKNTKQIPSQLKND; this is translated from the coding sequence ATGGAGTCAGTCGTTTTATATTCAATTATAAGCTTAATCGCAGGAGTTACAGCAACATTCCTATTTATATCGGGGCGTACCAACCATTTAAAAATGATGAATTCAAATGCTATTAATGATAAAAACCGATACGAAGAAGAAAACAAGCGAATTAAAACAGAACTTGAACAATACAGACTGCAAGCCGAAGATTTAAGCAATAGAATCACTGGCATTGATGTTGAAAACAATCACCTTTTACAACAAATTAAAGAGCTGAAAGAAGAGAAAAAGCAAATTGAAAAAGGTTTAACAAGCGAATTTGAAAATATTGCTCATCGTATTTTAAATAAAAATGCTGAGCAGATCAGTCAAGATCAAAACAAACGCCTTTCAGATGTCTTGAATCCTTTTAAAGAAAAAATAGAATCGTTTGAGCGTAAAGTAAACGAAACATACGAAAAAGAGCTTCGAGATAAATTAAATCTTGAAGCGGAGGTAAAACGTTTATATGAACTCAACCAAAAAATTAGTATAGAAGCAGTAAATCTAACAAAAGCTTTAAAAGGTGACGTTAAAAAAATGGGCAACTGGGGCGAATTAATTTTAGAACGAGTATTAGAACAATCTGGCTTACGTCAAGGAAGCGAATATGAAAGAGAAGTGGTAGATAAAAACAGTGATGGTAAAATCATTCGTCCTGACGTTATTGTTCATCTTCCAGAAGAAAAACATATTATAATTGACTCTAAAGTATCGTTAAATGCATATGAACGATATGTTAATGCCGAGGACGAAGAAAGTAAAAATACCGCCCTAAAAGAGCATCTTTTGAGCGTGCGTAAACACATTAATGAATTGCACGATAAAAAATATGCCAGTTCAGCTTCATTTAATACTCCCGACTTTGTTTTAATGTTTATACCCGTAGAAGCTTCTTTTGCTGCAGCAGTAGAAGCCGATCACGACTTATTTTCATCGGCCTGGGAAAAGAAAATAGTTCCTGTTAGTCCATCTACTTTATTAGCAACGCTGCGTACGATTGCTTCTATATGGAAACAAGAAAATCAAAACAAAAATGCTTTGGAAATAGCCCAACGCAGCGGTGATTTGTACGATAAACTGGTTGGATTTATCTCCGATTTAGAAAAAATAGGTAAAGCTATTGATTTAGCTAATGGTCATTTTGATAATGCAATGAATAAGCTTAGTACAGGTAAAGGAAACTTGATTAGTCGTGCAGAAAAAATCAGAGAATTAGGTGCTAAAAATACAAAGCAAATCCCGTCACAATTAAAAAATGACTAA
- a CDS encoding UDP-2,3-diacylglucosamine diphosphatase: MNSNKIYFASDVHLGAPSIKNHREHESRFVNWLDTVKKDATEIYLMGDIFDFWFEYKKVVPRGFTRFLGKLSEITDSGIPIHFFTGNHDIWVFDYLSSECGVQVHRQPMIKEFNGKKYYLAHGDGLGSYDKHYNFLKSVFTNKFAQWLFQWIHPNIGIGLADFWSGKSRDKNTKVYGSQYLGDDKEWSVLYAKDVLTQQAIDYFIFGHRHVARTVSVGPKSQLIFLGDWIQLFSYAVIDQNGVELKFFNSEA, translated from the coding sequence TTGAATTCGAACAAAATATATTTTGCCTCAGATGTACATCTTGGTGCACCATCTATTAAAAATCATCGCGAACATGAATCTCGATTTGTAAATTGGTTGGATACTGTAAAAAAGGATGCTACTGAAATATACTTAATGGGAGATATATTTGACTTTTGGTTCGAATATAAAAAGGTAGTACCACGTGGTTTTACTCGCTTTTTAGGTAAACTTTCTGAAATAACTGATAGTGGGATACCTATTCATTTTTTTACAGGTAATCATGACATTTGGGTATTTGATTATTTATCATCAGAATGCGGTGTTCAGGTACATCGACAACCTATGATAAAGGAGTTTAATGGTAAAAAATACTATTTAGCACATGGTGATGGTTTAGGAAGTTATGATAAGCATTATAATTTCTTAAAATCGGTTTTTACTAACAAATTTGCCCAATGGCTGTTTCAATGGATACATCCCAATATTGGAATAGGATTGGCCGACTTTTGGTCGGGAAAAAGTAGAGATAAGAATACAAAAGTATATGGAAGCCAATACTTAGGCGATGATAAAGAATGGTCGGTTCTTTATGCCAAAGATGTGCTGACACAACAAGCTATTGATTATTTCATTTTTGGTCACAGACATGTGGCTCGTACGGTCAGTGTGGGACCTAAGAGTCAACTAATTTTTTTGGGCGACTGGATTCAACTTTTTAGTTATGCTGTGATTGATCAAAATGGTGTGGAATTGAAATTTTTTAATAGCGAAGCTTAG
- a CDS encoding ketoacyl-ACP synthase III gives MKPKAGIYAVITGTGSYIPPRIVENADFANNRFYNEDGTIIETPGEEIVEKFQQITDIVQRRCADNKHVTSDLAVFASQKALKCANFDPEKLDYIIVAHNLGDMKHGSMYPDILPTLASRVKKKLGIKNNKTIAYDITFGCPGWTQAMIQANYYIKSGDAKSALVIGADTLSRAMEPHDRDSMIFADGAGAVVLEARESIEPIGILKHAAQTDTEEHIDILRMNDPFNPELKGEVQYLKMLGRRVYNYALTNVPQLAKECLDINGLQLADVKKILIHQANAKMDEAILKRIFRLYGRKDVDLSVMPMTINKLGNSSVATVPTLLDLVMNGELENHELNSGDYVMMTSVGAGMNINAFMYKMP, from the coding sequence ATGAAACCGAAAGCAGGTATTTATGCCGTAATTACCGGAACAGGTAGTTACATTCCACCTCGAATTGTGGAAAATGCTGATTTTGCCAATAATCGTTTCTACAACGAAGACGGTACTATTATTGAAACTCCTGGAGAAGAAATAGTAGAGAAATTTCAGCAAATAACAGACATTGTACAACGACGTTGTGCTGATAACAAACACGTTACATCAGATCTTGCTGTATTTGCCTCGCAAAAAGCATTAAAATGTGCCAACTTTGATCCTGAAAAGCTAGACTATATCATTGTAGCCCATAACCTGGGCGATATGAAGCATGGTTCAATGTATCCAGATATACTACCAACACTGGCGTCGCGTGTAAAGAAAAAACTGGGAATTAAGAACAACAAAACCATAGCATATGATATAACTTTTGGTTGCCCAGGCTGGACTCAAGCAATGATTCAGGCTAATTACTATATCAAATCGGGTGATGCTAAAAGTGCTTTGGTAATTGGAGCTGATACCTTAAGCAGAGCTATGGAACCTCATGATAGGGATTCAATGATATTTGCCGATGGGGCAGGAGCTGTAGTATTAGAAGCACGCGAAAGTATAGAACCAATTGGAATTTTAAAACATGCTGCCCAAACAGATACTGAAGAACACATCGATATACTAAGAATGAACGATCCTTTTAATCCCGAATTAAAAGGTGAGGTTCAATACTTAAAAATGTTAGGTCGAAGAGTATACAATTATGCTCTTACTAACGTACCACAGCTTGCTAAAGAATGCCTAGACATTAATGGCCTTCAACTAGCTGATGTTAAAAAAATCCTTATCCATCAAGCAAATGCCAAAATGGATGAAGCTATACTGAAACGTATATTCCGCTTATATGGCCGCAAAGACGTTGATTTAAGTGTTATGCCAATGACAATCAACAAACTGGGCAATAGCAGTGTTGCTACCGTTCCAACTCTATTAGATTTGGTTATGAACGGCGAACTTGAGAACCACGAACTTAATAGCGGTGATTATGTAATGATGACATCTGTAGGAGCTGGTATGAATATCAATGCCTTTATGTATAAAATGCCTTAG
- a CDS encoding glycosyltransferase — protein MQAVLSILFLVVSVIYAIQSERWRAIWKNSLNFKTNSFTDYPKLSVIIAFCNEEDNLPNLLKSLQIQTYNNWELILVDDNSEDNGLIHCKELLVDFPVKVDILLNKFKAGKKNALQYGAQYSNGELIVTTDADCIVNDNWLKTIATFYQQNDSDLIIAPVFQLSDANHLSLFQQYEFIALQLSGAATALDRNPIMLNGANLACKRSVYLNADLKTKIASGDDMFLLEWVKKNNKTIDYIKSPFAIVNTRTEPTINKMLSQKSRWALKSKHYSDVTVLLTGAIVALMNILLVSFIFLSFFDSTFTVYYSFLILLKIIIDFRLIKSGDEFFQFNPKFHLFIYYQLLYPLYVLLVFLYPFFIPLHWKGRKI, from the coding sequence ATGCAAGCTGTTCTTTCCATATTGTTTCTTGTTGTTTCTGTAATATATGCTATACAATCAGAACGATGGCGTGCTATCTGGAAAAATTCATTGAATTTTAAAACTAATTCTTTTACTGATTATCCTAAGTTATCAGTAATAATTGCTTTTTGTAACGAAGAAGATAATTTACCTAATTTACTTAAATCATTACAAATACAAACGTATAATAATTGGGAGTTAATATTAGTTGACGATAATTCGGAAGATAATGGATTAATCCATTGTAAAGAATTATTAGTTGATTTTCCAGTAAAGGTTGATATTCTGTTAAACAAATTTAAAGCAGGAAAGAAGAACGCTTTGCAATATGGTGCTCAATATTCTAATGGAGAATTAATTGTAACGACAGATGCTGATTGTATTGTTAATGATAATTGGCTTAAGACAATTGCTACTTTTTATCAACAAAATGATTCTGATTTGATTATTGCCCCTGTTTTTCAGCTGTCAGATGCAAATCATCTCTCATTGTTTCAACAGTACGAATTTATAGCTTTGCAGCTTAGTGGTGCAGCTACCGCGCTGGATAGAAATCCAATCATGTTAAATGGAGCTAATTTAGCTTGTAAAAGAAGTGTTTATCTTAATGCCGACTTAAAAACGAAGATTGCTTCTGGGGATGATATGTTTTTACTTGAATGGGTAAAGAAAAACAATAAAACGATAGATTATATAAAATCACCTTTTGCGATTGTAAATACCAGAACAGAACCAACTATTAATAAAATGTTAAGTCAGAAGTCTAGATGGGCATTAAAATCAAAACACTATTCCGATGTTACGGTATTGTTAACTGGTGCTATTGTGGCCTTGATGAACATTTTATTGGTATCATTTATTTTTCTCTCGTTTTTCGATTCAACGTTTACTGTGTATTATAGTTTCTTGATTCTTCTTAAGATTATTATTGATTTTAGATTGATTAAATCAGGAGATGAGTTTTTCCAATTTAATCCTAAATTTCATTTGTTTATCTACTATCAATTATTATATCCTTTGTATGTATTATTAGTTTTTTTGTACCCTTTTTTTATCCCTTTACACTGGAAAGGAAGAAAAATTTGA
- a CDS encoding AMP-binding protein translates to MIENGYLSLVEATLKSNKSLKAFSDFQGETITYEQVGERILGLHQFFQEIGIKKGDKIALIGRNMTSWGVAYIATITYGAVIVPILPDFNSSDIHHIVNHSESKMLFSTDLLFDKLDETKMPHLKGIISINRCISLVDNMSGMFKKAVERAKPKLSSNGSNFNPKALKFPEIGPDEVMVLSYTSGTSGFSKGVLLPHRSIWSNIVFARENLVLQPEERVVSFLPLAHAYGCLFEFLWPFTRGCHITFLTRTPSPQIITQAFREVKPHIILSVPLILEKIFKKRVQPQLEESKIKTLTKIPVLNKVVYSKIRKKLVETFGGEFREMIIGGAALNKDVELFLRKIGFPFTIGYGMTECGPLISYAPWNEARKHSAGKLVDRMEVKIDSEDPYNTVGEIMVKGDNTLLGYYKNQEATEEIFDEDGWIHTGDLGVIDAENFIYIKGRSKNMLLGPSGQNIYPEEIETVINSMEYVHECLVRDNDGKLEVLIYPDYEVTDAQGLNKKQIEEKVQNIKKLANQILPPYMNVQMITLFPEEFEKTPKKSIKRYKYIK, encoded by the coding sequence ATGATTGAAAATGGATATCTAAGTTTGGTAGAAGCCACTCTTAAAAGTAATAAATCGCTTAAAGCTTTTAGCGATTTTCAAGGAGAGACAATAACTTACGAACAGGTAGGTGAGCGGATTCTTGGACTTCATCAGTTTTTTCAAGAAATCGGTATTAAAAAAGGTGATAAAATAGCTTTGATTGGTCGTAACATGACTAGTTGGGGTGTTGCTTATATTGCCACCATCACTTATGGTGCTGTAATTGTTCCGATTTTACCTGATTTTAATTCATCAGACATACATCATATTGTAAATCATTCAGAATCTAAAATGTTGTTTAGTACTGATTTACTTTTTGATAAGCTCGATGAAACTAAAATGCCGCATTTAAAAGGTATAATATCTATTAATCGTTGTATCTCGTTGGTTGATAACATGAGCGGTATGTTTAAAAAGGCTGTTGAACGCGCTAAACCAAAGTTAAGTAGTAATGGTTCTAATTTTAACCCGAAGGCATTGAAATTCCCTGAGATAGGGCCAGATGAAGTTATGGTACTTTCATATACTTCTGGTACTTCGGGTTTTTCTAAAGGAGTGTTATTACCACATAGAAGTATTTGGTCAAATATTGTTTTTGCACGTGAGAACCTTGTCTTACAACCCGAAGAACGTGTAGTTTCTTTTTTGCCATTAGCACATGCTTACGGATGTTTATTTGAGTTTTTATGGCCATTTACAAGAGGTTGTCACATTACTTTTTTAACTCGTACACCATCACCTCAAATTATTACACAGGCATTTCGTGAAGTAAAACCACATATCATTTTATCGGTTCCACTTATACTCGAAAAAATATTTAAAAAGAGGGTGCAGCCACAATTAGAAGAAAGCAAAATTAAAACCTTAACTAAAATTCCGGTTTTAAATAAGGTGGTTTATTCAAAAATCAGAAAAAAACTGGTTGAAACCTTTGGTGGAGAATTTAGAGAAATGATTATTGGGGGAGCTGCTCTTAATAAAGATGTGGAACTATTTTTACGAAAAATTGGTTTTCCCTTTACTATTGGATATGGAATGACTGAGTGTGGTCCTTTAATTAGTTATGCACCATGGAACGAAGCACGTAAACATTCGGCCGGAAAATTAGTGGATCGTATGGAGGTGAAAATTGACTCAGAAGATCCTTACAATACCGTTGGCGAAATAATGGTTAAAGGTGATAATACTCTGTTGGGTTACTATAAAAACCAGGAAGCAACCGAAGAAATATTCGATGAAGATGGATGGATTCACACCGGTGATTTAGGTGTTATAGATGCGGAGAACTTTATTTATATTAAAGGGCGAAGTAAGAATATGCTTTTAGGACCTTCGGGCCAAAATATATATCCTGAAGAAATTGAAACTGTTATAAACTCGATGGAATATGTGCACGAATGTTTAGTACGTGATAATGATGGAAAACTTGAAGTACTAATATATCCTGATTATGAAGTTACGGATGCACAAGGCTTGAACAAAAAGCAAATAGAAGAAAAAGTGCAAAATATTAAAAAGCTTGCTAATCAAATTCTTCCACCTTATATGAATGTACAGATGATAACATTATTTCCTGAAGAATTTGAAAAAACTCCCAAGAAAAGTATAAAACGATATAAATACATAAAATAG
- a CDS encoding ATP-binding protein, with protein sequence MKIKNQLFLWFSVFILGAVCITTLTITNYFRVKNSSEVLNNEVNQLNADLLKRNELISKLFTIETVNDTFFITKKSKFLDHKNLLDITIQNRIDYIVSNTDFSDSLNYHFTTLKNAIKQQDSLFILMVDNRLERGYKNYGKVGLMRDYAHQLEELKDIDPSLILMLRRREKDFIIRHEYQYVQKFNVAVQHLKANVSDNNYSVKYQQHILETLFAYNELFKQVVQLDNEAGFYNSSGLKSQFDNKDQKISNELDAILNLVQTNLNKFLSLVKLIFYLLMAALTFISLWFSFIIARRLTKPIVQLNRTIQKISLNEFRNISTIECDCDILEIKILTLSFNQLLSQLQSHESERNILIDKLKSSEDKYKNLANKLPQSIYETNKKGRIRYVNDFIIKAFGYTEKEFRKLNINDIIIKKNVLKGTDQSEILAIRKDGSWFTGLFYEDNIIENGVISGKRGVIIDISDRYKYLKLLKKQRRIAQETDALKSAFMANVSHEVRTPLNSIQGFSSILQNELELNDKNEKYFQMIDKSVDQLLDLFNDILSFSELKSDQLLLSFQKIKLADIYSDLVNVCNELQEFYSSKNLSLEFNGFINETRFVGDKERVMSIFRYLIDNAFKFSQKGTIRISARISEKQVEFEVQDEGIGVDIQYHELIFEPFRQVNEDFTRSYQGSGIGLSLAKGLITIMNGDIRVNSELDKGATFSFNLPVVTDQLKKSNLELLLGRMKN encoded by the coding sequence GTGAAGATAAAGAACCAGCTTTTTTTATGGTTTTCAGTGTTTATTTTAGGTGCTGTATGTATTACAACCTTGACTATTACCAATTATTTTAGAGTTAAGAATAGCTCAGAAGTTTTAAATAATGAGGTAAATCAATTAAATGCTGATTTATTAAAGAGAAATGAATTAATAAGTAAGTTATTTACTATAGAGACCGTTAATGATACTTTTTTTATTACTAAGAAAAGTAAGTTTTTAGATCACAAGAATTTATTGGATATAACTATACAAAATCGTATCGATTATATAGTATCGAATACCGATTTTTCAGATAGCCTAAATTATCATTTTACAACATTAAAGAACGCTATAAAACAGCAGGATAGTTTATTTATACTGATGGTTGATAATAGGCTTGAAAGAGGATATAAAAATTATGGTAAAGTTGGTTTAATGCGAGATTATGCACACCAACTGGAAGAACTTAAAGATATAGATCCGTCATTAATATTAATGTTACGAAGGAGAGAAAAAGATTTTATTATTCGACACGAATATCAATATGTACAAAAATTTAATGTTGCTGTCCAACATCTTAAAGCAAATGTTTCTGATAATAATTACTCAGTAAAATATCAACAACACATATTAGAAACGTTATTTGCATATAATGAGCTTTTTAAACAGGTTGTACAATTAGATAATGAAGCTGGTTTTTATAATTCTTCAGGTTTAAAAAGTCAATTTGATAATAAAGATCAAAAAATATCAAATGAGTTAGATGCAATTCTAAATTTGGTTCAAACTAATTTGAATAAATTTTTAAGTCTTGTTAAGTTAATCTTTTATCTATTAATGGCAGCACTTACATTTATTTCGTTGTGGTTTAGTTTTATAATAGCCAGACGATTAACTAAACCTATTGTACAGCTAAATAGAACTATTCAAAAAATTTCATTAAATGAATTCCGGAATATTTCAACTATAGAATGCGATTGTGATATTCTCGAGATTAAAATTTTAACCTTGTCTTTTAATCAATTATTATCCCAATTACAGTCACACGAATCTGAACGAAATATATTAATAGACAAATTAAAAAGTAGTGAGGATAAGTATAAAAATCTTGCCAATAAGTTACCGCAGAGTATATATGAAACCAATAAAAAAGGCAGAATTAGATACGTTAATGATTTTATAATTAAGGCTTTTGGTTATACCGAGAAAGAATTTCGAAAATTAAATATCAATGATATTATCATTAAAAAGAATGTTTTAAAAGGTACTGACCAAAGTGAAATTCTTGCAATACGCAAAGATGGTAGTTGGTTTACAGGTCTTTTTTACGAAGATAATATAATTGAGAATGGTGTAATTTCCGGAAAACGTGGTGTAATAATAGATATTTCAGACAGGTATAAATATTTGAAATTATTGAAGAAGCAGCGAAGAATAGCACAAGAGACAGACGCATTGAAATCAGCTTTTATGGCGAATGTGTCACATGAAGTGCGTACCCCCTTAAATTCTATACAAGGTTTTAGCTCTATCTTACAGAATGAACTTGAATTGAATGATAAAAATGAAAAGTACTTTCAGATGATTGATAAATCGGTAGATCAATTATTGGATTTATTTAATGATATTCTATCTTTTTCCGAATTAAAAAGTGATCAACTTCTTCTCAGTTTTCAGAAAATAAAATTGGCAGATATTTATAGCGATTTAGTCAATGTTTGTAATGAATTACAAGAATTCTACTCGTCAAAAAATTTGAGTTTGGAATTTAACGGTTTTATTAACGAAACACGTTTTGTTGGAGATAAAGAAAGAGTAATGAGTATTTTTAGGTATTTGATTGATAATGCCTTTAAATTTTCTCAAAAAGGTACTATTCGAATTTCTGCTAGGATAAGTGAAAAGCAAGTTGAATTTGAAGTACAAGATGAAGGTATTGGTGTTGATATTCAGTATCACGAATTAATTTTTGAACCTTTTCGTCAGGTTAACGAGGATTTTACACGGTCATACCAAGGTTCAGGAATAGGTCTGTCTTTGGCTAAAGGTTTGATTACGATTATGAATGGAGATATACGGGTTAACTCTGAACTTGATAAAGGGGCAACATTTTCATTTAATTTACCTGTAGTCACAGATCAGTTAAAAAAGTCAAATCTTGAATTGTTGTTAGGTCGAATGAAGAATTAG
- a CDS encoding TlpA disulfide reductase family protein, producing the protein MKVFLYILIFALLISCNQPKRTPYLTYTSNSDTISNVELYHFTHDFVLFDSATKEKESNIWAFRSDSVPQGIYQLKVNNNTPLTILLEGTLPVSIEKNKGKLHISGNEPTKDLWEAQNIADKLNTTITELGRSFPDSIESSAFIHHKDSVFSLIKSFKEKAQQQISNIINHNKSNLLPLLLVQLKAGNHHIFDYNSDANMYFTVADYLQSYNPNSIPVRDFNNRVDSLRSWVYYTSVTLPGKQLPDINVPNAWGEPIPLSRFKGKNTLFLIWNSESDECRKITKKLTKWSRPYRLKGLDLCLISTDTNKDNWQTAINEDNLPFWHLSDLEGKHSPVLAGLGITKIPTFFLINKEGIILERSSNQADISKTLNHLIQK; encoded by the coding sequence ATGAAAGTTTTTCTTTACATATTAATATTTGCTTTGTTGATTTCATGTAATCAACCAAAACGAACACCTTATCTGACATATACATCAAACTCAGATACTATTTCAAATGTAGAATTATATCATTTTACTCATGATTTTGTATTATTTGACTCTGCAACTAAAGAAAAGGAATCAAATATTTGGGCATTCAGATCCGATTCGGTCCCTCAAGGAATCTATCAGTTAAAAGTAAACAACAATACCCCTTTAACCATTTTACTTGAAGGCACCTTACCAGTAAGTATAGAAAAAAACAAGGGTAAACTACACATATCAGGTAATGAACCAACTAAAGATTTGTGGGAGGCACAAAATATTGCAGATAAACTAAATACAACCATAACAGAACTCGGACGATCTTTTCCGGATTCAATTGAAAGTAGTGCATTTATTCATCATAAAGATTCGGTATTTTCGTTAATTAAATCATTCAAAGAAAAAGCTCAACAACAAATAAGTAATATAATAAATCATAATAAGAGTAATTTATTACCATTATTATTGGTTCAGCTAAAAGCGGGTAACCATCACATATTTGACTACAATAGCGATGCAAATATGTATTTTACCGTAGCTGATTATTTGCAATCATACAATCCAAACTCAATACCTGTTCGCGATTTTAATAACAGAGTTGATTCATTACGAAGCTGGGTTTATTATACATCAGTAACATTACCAGGCAAACAATTACCCGATATTAATGTACCTAATGCCTGGGGAGAACCAATACCTTTGAGTCGTTTTAAAGGAAAAAACACTTTATTTTTGATATGGAATTCAGAATCGGATGAATGTAGAAAAATAACCAAAAAATTAACTAAGTGGAGTAGACCTTATCGATTAAAAGGACTTGATTTATGTTTGATTTCAACCGATACTAATAAAGATAATTGGCAAACTGCCATTAATGAAGACAATCTTCCCTTTTGGCACCTATCTGATTTAGAAGGTAAACACTCGCCTGTTTTAGCCGGTTTAGGAATTACTAAAATACCAACATTTTTTTTAATTAATAAAGAGGGTATTATACTAGAACGAAGTTCAAATCAAGCTGATATCTCAAAAACATTGAATCATCTAATACAAAAATAA
- a CDS encoding TlpA disulfide reductase family protein: protein MKQSLFSLLLVLLISSCSMGDKYKISGTIEDGSGKVLYIQKMDLNQTTTLDSVKLKKNGEFSFSGERLSEPTFLLLKISDQNYITLLADTIEHIEVTANATNLEESYRLSNSIGSAYIQIFNKRMRILNSELDRVIKEYQKLDTNDKEGKNKLEAEYRQLLTDHKTFVGEFIMENPRSFAGYYALFQRLDDNSPVMNVMDKSDQVYFSTLATSFNNFYPDSERAKHLYNYVLGIKVQQQRDAMTQKLMTEAKSGFPDIEEAAPNGEKIKLSSLKGKTVLLSFWASWDKASRKENKNLIKAYQKYKSKGFEIYQVSLDRSKVLWENAIAQDQLPWINVSDLRYTDSYPAKLYNIKQLPANYLINSKGEIVGKDLLGNRLIERLEEIY from the coding sequence ATGAAGCAAAGTCTTTTCTCTTTACTTTTAGTGCTGTTGATATCTTCTTGTTCCATGGGAGATAAATATAAAATTAGTGGAACCATTGAGGACGGCTCAGGAAAAGTGTTGTACATTCAAAAAATGGATCTGAATCAAACCACTACACTCGATTCTGTAAAACTTAAAAAAAATGGTGAATTCTCCTTTTCTGGAGAACGCTTAAGCGAGCCTACATTTTTACTTTTAAAAATAAGTGATCAAAACTATATCACTTTACTAGCAGATACAATAGAGCATATTGAAGTAACTGCAAATGCTACTAATTTGGAAGAAAGTTATCGTTTATCCAATTCGATAGGTTCTGCTTATATACAGATTTTTAATAAACGAATGAGAATTCTTAATAGTGAATTAGACCGAGTCATTAAAGAATATCAAAAGCTGGATACCAACGATAAAGAAGGTAAAAATAAATTAGAAGCTGAGTATCGTCAGTTACTAACCGACCATAAAACTTTTGTTGGAGAATTTATAATGGAAAATCCTCGCTCTTTTGCTGGCTATTATGCACTTTTTCAACGACTTGATGATAATTCTCCAGTAATGAATGTTATGGATAAAAGCGATCAGGTTTACTTCTCAACTTTAGCAACAAGTTTTAATAACTTCTATCCCGATTCAGAAAGAGCAAAACATTTATACAATTACGTTCTTGGTATTAAAGTTCAACAACAAAGAGATGCAATGACTCAGAAATTAATGACTGAGGCTAAAAGTGGATTCCCGGATATTGAAGAAGCAGCTCCTAACGGAGAAAAAATTAAATTATCTTCGTTAAAAGGTAAAACCGTATTGCTATCATTTTGGGCATCATGGGATAAAGCATCACGTAAAGAAAATAAGAACCTAATAAAAGCTTATCAGAAATACAAAAGCAAAGGGTTCGAAATCTATCAGGTATCGCTTGACAGAAGTAAAGTATTATGGGAAAATGCTATTGCTCAAGACCAATTACCTTGGATAAATGTTAGCGACTTACGTTACACCGATTCTTATCCAGCTAAGTTATATAATATTAAGCAATTACCTGCCAACTATTTAATTAATTCAAAAGGTGAGATTGTTGGAAAAGATCTTTTAGGCAATAGATTAATAGAAAGATTAGAAGAAATATACTAG